One Desulfatiglans sp. DNA segment encodes these proteins:
- a CDS encoding ribbon-helix-helix protein, CopG family translates to MKTLSVKLPENLLERLDSTAAQKGESRSALLREAIETIVNGEGGSLKGSCMELAKDLAGSVNGPVDLSYNKTRMAEYGK, encoded by the coding sequence ATGAAAACATTATCTGTAAAACTGCCTGAAAACTTATTGGAAAGGCTTGATTCAACAGCGGCACAAAAAGGAGAAAGCAGGTCTGCCCTGTTAAGAGAGGCAATAGAGACAATTGTTAATGGAGAGGGCGGCTCTCTAAAGGGTTCCTGCATGGAGCTTGCTAAAGATCTTGCCGGATCGGTAAATGGACCGGTAGACCTCTCTTATAACAAGACCCGTATGGCAGAATACGGAAAATGA
- a CDS encoding HigA family addiction module antidote protein — protein sequence MIRIPTHRVPTHPGEMLLEEFLKPMGITQMELAKSIKVPYQRVNEIINRRRGVTPSTALRLAKVFGLSADFWLNLQMKWDLYNANITESGTLKNIKPIPTNQKKFEHESYQTI from the coding sequence ATGATTAGAATACCAACTCATAGAGTTCCAACACATCCTGGAGAAATGCTTTTAGAAGAATTTTTAAAACCTATGGGAATTACCCAAATGGAATTAGCTAAATCTATAAAAGTACCATACCAGAGAGTGAATGAAATTATTAATAGAAGACGTGGTGTAACGCCAAGCACTGCCTTGAGACTCGCAAAGGTATTCGGGCTATCAGCTGATTTCTGGTTAAATCTTCAAATGAAATGGGATCTGTATAATGCTAATATAACCGAATCAGGTACCTTAAAAAATATAAAGCCGATACCAACGAACCAAAAGAAATTTGAACATGAATCATACCAAACGATATAA
- a CDS encoding response regulator, translating into MLSFLIVDDKENLASELRRLLAELFPGCTIKQPPVHEEIINALDDRPDLIFVRSSIEAGILANLLKKRISEKETSLIPVVLLVDELHHITLFDESIKRDIEGIVTWPLNKYSVESIVRSMIRLNRAESELKARISRDETNGSESAEEIRKYQERHEGIFENTINAIAIYRPQDSGNDFIIVEFNRAAEKIEKVKRGDIVGKRVTEVFPGVIEFGLIEVFRRVLKTGIPERHPVRFYKDSRIVGWRENYVYRLPSDEIVAVYTDETKHKVAEIALMESEERFRQLAEYIQEVFWVVSPDWKEVYYISPAYEKVWGLSCESLYKNPVSWSDSIIKEDRDIVLSYLKEKTKGDVDEIIFPEYRIIHSDFSIHWISARGYPVYNEEGKLYRIVGIAEDVTEKKQSDKAFNAILEGTSWVTGQDFFDKIVRELSIWLDCDVAIIGKVTKNSTIESISIIREGKLSKVYSYPLKNTPCMEVIKKGYFYHPVGLKEHFSEAVQLHDLDITGFVGIRLLNKEEEPIGVLAAMSKDLLILPKRAEDVMKILAARTSAEIERMNTEEKKKQVEALLQQAQKMEAIGTLAGGIAHDFNNILQSIMLNTELAQFENSGNNVVQHRMDEVLKASKRATDLVKQILTFSRQSEIELRPLKISLVIKEALKMLRSSLPSTIEMSSSISTEDDLALADPTQIHQVVMNLCTNAAHAMREKGGTLSVNLEPVFIQPESTSLYPELLPGPYVCMKVSDTGHGIDKNLIDRIFDPFFTTKERGEGTGLGLAVVYGIIKELKGTIRVESEKGMGATFTILLPRIQRPHKTEAAEANPIPHGTETMLLVDDEEGLLVAQKKIFERLGYKVETHSSSTAAFEVFKRDPKRFDIVITDQTMPKMTGAQLAKEFMTIRPDIPIILCTGFSDVISEEEAKAIGIKEFIMKPIVISDIACKVRKILDK; encoded by the coding sequence ATGCTTTCATTTCTAATAGTGGATGACAAAGAAAATCTGGCATCTGAACTCAGAAGGCTTCTTGCAGAGCTGTTCCCAGGATGCACAATCAAACAACCTCCTGTACATGAAGAGATAATAAATGCCCTTGATGACAGGCCTGACCTGATCTTTGTAAGATCATCTATTGAAGCCGGGATACTGGCCAATCTTCTTAAAAAACGAATATCAGAAAAAGAGACCTCGCTGATACCTGTTGTGCTCCTTGTTGATGAATTGCATCACATCACACTGTTTGATGAATCAATTAAGAGAGATATTGAGGGCATCGTGACATGGCCATTGAACAAATACAGTGTTGAATCCATTGTGAGGTCTATGATCAGGCTGAACAGGGCTGAATCAGAACTTAAGGCAAGGATTTCGCGCGACGAGACAAATGGCTCTGAGAGCGCAGAGGAGATTAGAAAATACCAGGAAAGACATGAGGGTATCTTTGAAAACACAATAAACGCAATAGCAATATACAGGCCCCAGGATTCAGGAAATGATTTTATTATTGTTGAATTTAACAGGGCCGCAGAAAAGATAGAAAAGGTAAAAAGAGGGGATATTGTCGGTAAAAGGGTAACGGAGGTCTTTCCAGGTGTAATTGAGTTCGGGCTGATTGAGGTATTCAGGAGGGTGCTTAAAACCGGTATCCCTGAGAGACACCCTGTTAGATTTTACAAGGATTCGCGCATTGTGGGCTGGCGTGAGAACTATGTGTACCGGCTTCCATCAGATGAGATCGTTGCAGTATATACTGATGAGACAAAACACAAGGTTGCTGAAATTGCCCTCATGGAAAGCGAAGAGAGGTTCAGGCAGCTTGCAGAATATATCCAGGAGGTCTTCTGGGTCGTTTCTCCTGACTGGAAAGAGGTATATTATATAAGCCCTGCCTATGAAAAGGTCTGGGGCCTTTCATGTGAGAGCCTCTATAAAAACCCTGTATCATGGTCAGACTCTATCATCAAAGAAGACAGGGATATTGTATTATCATACCTCAAGGAAAAGACTAAAGGTGATGTGGATGAAATAATCTTTCCGGAATACAGGATAATCCATTCTGACTTTTCTATCCACTGGATTTCAGCACGGGGATACCCTGTTTACAATGAAGAGGGTAAGTTGTACCGCATTGTAGGCATAGCAGAGGATGTCACGGAAAAAAAACAGTCAGACAAGGCATTTAACGCAATACTCGAAGGTACCTCATGGGTAACAGGCCAGGATTTTTTTGATAAAATAGTCAGGGAATTATCCATCTGGCTTGACTGTGATGTAGCCATAATAGGAAAGGTCACCAAAAATTCAACTATTGAGTCCATATCCATCATAAGGGAAGGGAAATTGTCAAAGGTTTATTCATATCCCCTGAAAAACACACCATGTATGGAGGTAATAAAAAAGGGGTATTTCTATCACCCTGTAGGGCTTAAAGAACATTTCTCTGAGGCTGTGCAACTCCATGATCTTGATATAACCGGATTTGTGGGTATCCGGCTTCTAAACAAGGAGGAAGAACCGATTGGTGTTCTTGCGGCCATGTCAAAGGATTTGCTTATACTCCCCAAAAGGGCAGAGGATGTTATGAAGATACTTGCTGCCCGAACATCCGCTGAGATAGAGAGGATGAATACTGAAGAGAAAAAAAAGCAGGTGGAAGCGCTTTTACAACAGGCCCAGAAGATGGAGGCCATAGGAACCCTGGCAGGCGGCATAGCCCATGATTTCAACAATATCCTACAGTCTATAATGCTCAATACCGAACTGGCCCAGTTTGAAAACAGCGGGAACAACGTTGTGCAGCACAGGATGGATGAGGTATTAAAGGCCTCGAAGAGGGCAACAGACCTTGTAAAGCAGATACTCACCTTCAGCAGGCAGAGTGAGATAGAGTTAAGGCCCCTCAAGATAAGCCTTGTTATAAAAGAGGCGCTCAAGATGCTCAGGTCTTCGCTCCCTTCAACAATAGAGATGAGCTCCAGCATATCTACTGAAGACGATCTGGCCCTGGCTGACCCGACCCAGATACATCAGGTGGTAATGAACCTCTGTACAAATGCCGCCCACGCCATGCGTGAAAAAGGGGGAACACTTAGCGTGAATCTTGAGCCGGTTTTTATACAGCCTGAATCTACCTCTCTTTACCCTGAATTACTACCAGGGCCGTATGTCTGCATGAAAGTCAGTGATACCGGGCACGGCATTGATAAAAATCTTATTGACCGGATATTTGACCCCTTCTTTACCACAAAGGAGCGTGGAGAGGGAACAGGGCTCGGGCTGGCTGTAGTTTATGGTATTATTAAGGAACTCAAAGGGACCATCAGGGTGGAGAGTGAAAAAGGCATGGGAGCGACCTTCACCATACTTTTACCGAGGATACAAAGGCCGCATAAAACCGAAGCTGCTGAAGCTAACCCCATACCCCACGGCACTGAAACAATGCTTCTGGTTGATGATGAAGAGGGGCTGCTTGTTGCCCAGAAAAAGATATTTGAGAGGCTCGGCTATAAAGTCGAGACTCATTCAAGTAGTACAGCGGCTTTTGAGGTCTTTAAAAGAGACCCGAAGCGGTTTGATATAGTAATCACAGACCAGACCATGCCTAAGATGACAGGCGCCCAGCTTGCAAAAGAATTCATGACCATAAGGCCTGACATACCCATAATCCTCTGCACAGGCTTCAGTGATGTCATCTCCGAAGAGGAGGCAAAGGCAATAGGCATAAAGGAGTTTATCATGAAGCCTATTGTTATAAGCGACATTGCCTGCAAGGTGAGGAAGATACTCGACAAATAG
- a CDS encoding plasmid maintenance system killer protein, translating into MINSFKNKATEDIYNGRPSKISRKICPKELWKTASRKLDQLDSVTSLDELKIPPGNRLESLTGNRKGQYSIRINDQYRISFKWIENNPDEVEITDYH; encoded by the coding sequence ATGATAAACTCCTTTAAAAACAAAGCAACAGAAGATATCTATAATGGCAGGCCATCAAAGATTTCTAGAAAAATTTGTCCAAAGGAGTTATGGAAAACAGCATCAAGAAAACTTGACCAATTGGACTCAGTGACATCACTGGATGAGCTAAAAATACCACCTGGAAACAGATTGGAATCCCTGACAGGTAATAGAAAAGGGCAGTATAGCATTAGAATTAATGACCAATACAGAATCAGTTTCAAATGGATTGAGAATAACCCTGATGAAGTAGAGATAACAGATTATCATTAA
- a CDS encoding PIN domain-containing protein — translation MKQNVIIDTGPIVAFINARDEYHKWAKEQWSRIAPPLLTCEAVLSEACFLLRDIRGGAEIVLELLKRGVINISFQIEDSLDQVKWLLKKYTDVPMSLADACLVRMSEIYPGSHIFTLDSDFRIYRKNIRNIIPLISY, via the coding sequence ATGAAACAAAATGTTATTATTGATACAGGGCCAATTGTTGCATTTATTAATGCCAGGGATGAATATCATAAATGGGCAAAAGAGCAATGGTCTCGAATTGCCCCTCCTTTGTTAACATGCGAAGCTGTACTATCCGAGGCATGTTTTTTACTCCGCGATATACGGGGAGGAGCTGAAATTGTACTTGAACTCCTTAAACGGGGAGTTATTAATATCTCCTTTCAAATAGAAGATTCCCTTGATCAGGTAAAATGGCTTCTTAAAAAGTACACTGATGTTCCAATGTCACTTGCTGATGCCTGTCTTGTAAGGATGTCCGAGATATATCCTGGCAGTCACATCTTCACTCTTGATAGTGATTTCCGCATCTACCGGAAGAATATAAGAAATATTATACCATTAATATCGTATTGA
- a CDS encoding NTP transferase domain-containing protein translates to MENKKIASLIFAAGKGSRVKGYEGNKTLLPLVPKGGEVFQGDKPILLSIIDKLPKGPKAIVVNHKKEDVIRATSACNAKYYEQPELNGTGGALLAAKDFIKNEQYDSLLITMGDTPLIKASTFQGLVDGLSVCDLTILGFVPRDKKKYGVLDTNGNYVKRIVEWEYWHKFPVQEQERLSIVNGGIYAVKRDALIKYLELLSAQPHIVIKEREGKQVEVKEYFITDMVEMMYNDGLKTGYVVAADENEVMGIDDVDSLKKAQELYKKY, encoded by the coding sequence TTGGAAAACAAGAAGATTGCATCGCTTATATTTGCAGCGGGAAAAGGGAGCAGGGTAAAGGGCTATGAGGGTAACAAGACGCTTCTTCCACTTGTGCCAAAGGGAGGGGAGGTCTTTCAGGGAGATAAACCCATACTTTTGAGCATAATTGATAAACTGCCAAAAGGGCCAAAGGCCATTGTGGTAAATCATAAAAAGGAGGATGTGATAAGGGCGACCAGCGCCTGCAATGCAAAGTATTATGAACAGCCTGAGCTTAATGGTACTGGCGGCGCACTGCTCGCTGCAAAGGACTTTATAAAAAATGAGCAGTATGACTCTTTGCTTATAACAATGGGCGATACACCCCTGATAAAGGCCTCCACATTTCAGGGGCTAGTGGATGGGCTGTCAGTGTGTGACCTGACCATTCTGGGGTTTGTTCCACGTGACAAAAAGAAATATGGTGTGCTTGACACCAACGGCAATTATGTAAAAAGGATTGTTGAATGGGAATACTGGCACAAATTCCCGGTGCAGGAGCAGGAAAGACTCAGCATAGTGAATGGGGGCATATATGCCGTGAAAAGGGATGCCCTTATAAAATATCTTGAACTATTGAGCGCTCAGCCCCATATAGTCATTAAGGAAAGAGAGGGGAAACAGGTTGAGGTAAAGGAATATTTTATCACTGACATGGTTGAGATGATGTACAATGACGGCCTTAAAACAGGCTATGTGGTTGCAGCGGATGAAAATGAGGTGATGGGGATTGATGATGTGGATTCACTCAAAAAGGCACAGGAGTTGTATAAGAAATACTAA